One segment of Leptospiraceae bacterium DNA contains the following:
- a CDS encoding single-stranded DNA-binding protein, whose translation MRNLAYAILDGNLTADPETKTVGNGKKVSTFSLAVNHFSKEDNHGEEGAANNEVSYIDIEAWDKVAENCSEFLKKGRKVTILGYIKQDRWKSVDGSSRQRWKIIASTVRFDGFGEKAGKEYREYRERKAA comes from the coding sequence ATGAGAAATTTAGCATATGCAATTTTGGACGGTAACCTAACTGCCGATCCAGAAACTAAGACAGTAGGGAACGGTAAGAAGGTATCCACTTTTAGCCTCGCAGTAAATCACTTTTCCAAAGAAGATAATCATGGAGAAGAAGGAGCGGCTAATAATGAAGTATCCTATATCGATATTGAAGCTTGGGATAAAGTAGCGGAAAACTGCTCAGAGTTTTTAAAAAAAGGCAGAAAGGTTACCATTCTAGGTTACATTAAACAAGATAGATGGAAATCGGTCGATGGATCAAGCAGACAACGTTGGAAAATCATCGCATCTACAGTTCGCTTTGATGGGTTTGGAGAAAAAGCAGGAAAAGAATATAGAGAGTATAGAGAAAGAAAGGCAGCGTAA
- a CDS encoding circularly permuted type 2 ATP-grasp protein, translated as MSIALNYPDYSKAYDEMFTGQEKPRDHYKEVFELLSTLGIGEFKEKEILAKLVSINQGITFTVYSDGKGIERIFPFDLIPRIIQKAEWDVIETGIKQRIKALNLFLADIYSNGEIIKDGKIPAELIYSCPDFIKEMVGVKVPHSIYTHISGIDIIRDADGGYFVLEDNLRTPSGISYVLENRIIMKRIFPEIFRESSVLRVDSYPALLHEMLMELAPSDKEKPTIVLLTPGVYNSAYYEHVFLASQMGIQLVESYDLMVSDHKVYMKTIEGLKQVDVIYKRVDDDFIDPKVFRKDSMLGVPGLFECYKRGNVVLVNAVGNGVADDKAVYSYVPDMIKYYLNETPILKNIPTYRMGIEEERKEAFSKMNELVVKATNQSGGYGMLIGRDASSQEIEDYKVKIMENPRNYIAQPTINLSTAPCFFNGSIEPRHIDLRPFAIYSPKGIKLIPGGLTRVALKKGSLVVNSSQGGGSKDTWVVS; from the coding sequence ATGAGTATTGCACTGAATTATCCTGATTATTCCAAGGCCTATGACGAAATGTTCACTGGGCAAGAAAAACCTAGGGATCATTACAAAGAAGTGTTCGAGTTACTTTCTACCCTCGGGATTGGAGAGTTTAAAGAAAAGGAAATTTTAGCGAAACTAGTTTCTATTAACCAAGGAATAACTTTTACTGTATATAGCGACGGAAAAGGAATTGAACGGATTTTTCCATTCGACTTGATTCCTCGCATTATCCAAAAAGCAGAGTGGGATGTAATTGAAACAGGAATAAAACAGCGAATCAAAGCATTGAATCTTTTTCTAGCTGATATTTATTCCAATGGAGAAATTATTAAGGATGGAAAAATTCCTGCCGAATTAATCTATTCCTGTCCTGATTTTATAAAAGAAATGGTTGGTGTAAAAGTTCCTCACAGTATTTATACTCATATTTCTGGAATCGATATTATCCGCGATGCTGACGGGGGATACTTTGTTTTAGAGGATAATTTACGAACTCCTTCTGGAATTTCTTACGTCCTTGAAAATCGAATTATTATGAAACGTATTTTCCCTGAAATTTTTAGGGAGAGTTCAGTATTGCGAGTAGATTCTTATCCAGCGCTCCTTCATGAAATGCTCATGGAACTTGCTCCATCTGATAAAGAGAAACCGACTATCGTGCTTTTGACTCCTGGAGTTTATAATTCTGCTTATTATGAACATGTATTTCTTGCATCCCAAATGGGAATACAGTTAGTAGAAAGTTATGACTTAATGGTTTCAGACCATAAGGTTTATATGAAAACAATCGAAGGCTTAAAACAAGTAGATGTAATCTATAAACGAGTGGATGATGACTTCATCGATCCAAAAGTATTTAGAAAAGATTCTATGTTAGGTGTACCCGGTTTATTCGAATGTTACAAAAGGGGAAATGTAGTTTTAGTCAATGCAGTCGGAAATGGAGTTGCAGATGATAAAGCAGTATATTCCTATGTTCCAGATATGATTAAATATTACTTGAATGAAACACCAATCCTTAAAAATATTCCTACATATCGAATGGGAATTGAAGAAGAAAGAAAGGAAGCATTCTCTAAAATGAATGAACTGGTTGTAAAAGCTACAAACCAATCTGGCGGTTACGGTATGTTAATCGGTAGAGATGCAAGTTCTCAGGAAATCGAAGATTACAAAGTAAAAATCATGGAAAATCCACGAAATTATATCGCACAGCCGACGATCAATCTTTCTACAGCTCCTTGTTTTTTTAACGGAAGCATTGAGCCAAGGCATATTGACCTTCGACCATTTGCAATATATTCTCCGAAAGGAATTAAACTTATCCCTGGCGGATTAACAAGAGTAGCCTTAAAAAAAGGTTCTCTAGTTGTAAACTCTTCTCAGGGAGGCGGCAGTAAAGACACTTGGGTGGTAAGTTAA
- a CDS encoding alpha-E domain-containing protein: MMLSRIAESLFWLGRFVERAEGISISLQVQHSASLEADIYGFGNWEPILNAVGQLSSFYKVHKQASSDNVIDYLIFSPENPNSILECINRARENARGVRDMISKESWEIVNVTYHELNKFNMDLVRKEGPDKLFNFIRHRSYLFEGATEITMFRGKGYHFMRAGKYLERADQIARILDVKYHIPLPRVEDVGNPLDIYQWKTLLDSTGAYEAYLQHYNIKITPIQIAELLIFNPQLPRSLLFCMDRALQSFRQISSIREKFFANKAEQKIGKLYYQIAYSNAEEIFYFGLHEYLTNFINDLIDIGEEVNHTYFGYV; the protein is encoded by the coding sequence ATGATGTTAAGCAGAATAGCAGAATCTCTTTTTTGGTTAGGACGTTTCGTTGAACGGGCTGAAGGTATTTCCATTAGTCTACAAGTTCAACATTCTGCTTCTTTGGAGGCAGACATTTACGGTTTCGGAAATTGGGAGCCGATTTTAAATGCGGTAGGTCAGCTTAGTTCTTTTTATAAAGTCCATAAACAGGCTTCTTCAGATAATGTAATTGATTATCTGATATTTTCCCCTGAAAATCCTAATTCAATACTCGAATGTATTAATCGTGCGAGAGAAAATGCACGAGGTGTACGTGACATGATTTCAAAAGAAAGTTGGGAAATTGTAAACGTTACTTATCACGAATTAAATAAATTCAATATGGATTTGGTTAGAAAAGAAGGTCCCGATAAATTATTTAACTTTATTCGCCATAGAAGTTATTTATTTGAAGGTGCAACTGAAATCACTATGTTTCGTGGAAAGGGATATCACTTTATGCGAGCGGGCAAGTACCTCGAAAGGGCCGATCAAATTGCTAGGATTTTAGATGTGAAATATCATATCCCCTTACCTAGAGTGGAAGATGTTGGTAATCCGCTAGATATTTATCAGTGGAAAACTCTACTTGATTCAACAGGGGCATATGAGGCTTATCTCCAACACTATAATATAAAAATTACTCCTATTCAAATTGCAGAACTTTTAATTTTTAATCCACAACTTCCGCGTTCTCTTTTATTTTGTATGGATAGGGCACTTCAGTCATTTAGGCAAATTTCGTCTATCCGCGAAAAATTCTTTGCAAATAAAGCAGAACAAAAAATTGGAAAACTTTATTATCAAATAGCGTATAGCAATGCAGAAGAAATTTTCTATTTTGGATTACACGAATATCTAACTAATTTTATTAATGATCTAATTGATATTGGAGAAGAAGTAAATCATACATATTTCGGTTATGTGTAG
- a CDS encoding M15 family metallopeptidase, with translation MNSIKNNRNKILFGSIFFSVLLFLWIFPIAANDSVYGTVTKIKYLMGDYPREGNLKVFTNKIEKNTHTLREDTIIALNKMIEAYDRDREGKSKQHIFIVSAHRNYADQKSIWEQKYKGNRKMRESVVGKTPEQIINLILEYSSAPGTSRHHWGTDLDINALQNDYFGGNGNGAFLYSWLQKNASKFGFCQPYNELAKRGNKGYNEEKWHWSYAPVANQLQKDWEDAFRKKEINFTGKFSGSDLLEERPLEYVTSINPECKNIK, from the coding sequence ATGAATTCTATAAAAAATAATCGTAATAAAATTTTATTCGGAAGTATATTTTTTTCCGTATTATTGTTCCTTTGGATCTTTCCTATAGCGGCTAACGATTCTGTATACGGAACAGTTACAAAAATTAAGTATTTAATGGGAGATTATCCAAGAGAAGGTAATTTAAAAGTATTCACAAATAAAATTGAAAAAAATACTCATACATTAAGAGAAGATACAATCATTGCATTAAATAAAATGATTGAAGCATATGATAGAGATAGAGAAGGAAAAAGTAAACAACATATATTTATTGTATCGGCTCATCGTAATTATGCGGATCAAAAAAGTATATGGGAGCAAAAATACAAAGGCAACCGAAAAATGCGGGAGTCAGTTGTAGGAAAAACTCCTGAACAAATAATTAATTTAATTTTAGAATACTCTAGCGCACCAGGAACCTCTCGTCACCACTGGGGAACAGACCTCGATATTAATGCATTGCAAAATGATTACTTTGGAGGAAATGGAAACGGTGCATTCCTTTATTCGTGGCTACAAAAAAATGCATCTAAATTTGGTTTTTGTCAACCTTACAATGAACTGGCTAAACGAGGAAACAAAGGATATAATGAGGAAAAATGGCATTGGTCTTACGCACCAGTAGCAAATCAATTACAGAAAGATTGGGAAGATGCTTTCCGAAAAAAAGAAATAAATTTTACAGGAAAATTCTCTGGTTCTGACCTGTTAGAAGAACGACCACTTGAGTATGTAACATCGATTAACCCCGAGTGTAAAAATATAAAATAA
- a CDS encoding ankyrin repeat domain-containing protein: MFIILKVLFFIFSFIIFPLNATPTEDLFQAVKKTNITEVNRALDEGADINAGNEWNSTPLMLATHFGALPIVKTLLNRNANPNLLNFRNETALRIACQKNFPDIINALIDSGADVNEEDVNGENLLMNFLDKKSEKINEISVLKLLIERGANINHQKGNGDSLLMVRMKDSEIFQFLIDQKADLNLKNKDGNTLLHIAIEKKDIDIVRFLIEKKANVNIQNFMGDTPLMQAIYFDQEEIIHLILNQNPDLNKKDREGMVALVHAIDKKQKNIIKLLIQSKVAINIEDNKGYTPLMYAILAEEQDIVDLLILSGADLFAKSQKGFSVFMLACYKGNLPLVNLLLEKKVNIEEPSQNYETALYNAIRNNKNRQHEIAQILFDKKSKSKRGLYKDYGVLSAAYYNDFKSMQYFIEKKLDLNIRDKDGNTALIIAAERGYADLVNLLLVNKAKSKKKNRKKESALSLAIKNNHWSIVQILKPDYKIPPSPVIPPKPVVKKDDRVFKPENTKLIEAIQEDNVEKLSSLIKSGEISINEQYGDKGKSPLLYSTYFGSFRTTKYLLQNNADITLIDSTGSNALLQPILFTRLEKDNIIYPSHLFVIRLLLGAGINVNSKDYLGDSFLYNASYYNQFEMVKIALEFKAKVNLPNEKGLTPLHAASWQKNPKIVKILLSYGANVNLTDKENRTPLFMICISKENETEIIRMLLEKNADLHIKAKSGVSPLELARSNGYEKILSIFLKSIADEKLLEQSAKHEYEILKKEFEGKLINWKNDNGNSILDLAVRFEREGEVKDLLMRGADPNVFNIEMETPLMTACDRGNYKIAKLLVDSNAEINFQTKTGNTPLMSAAFKGKPEIVRLLLEKGAIASAKNELGDNALSIASRYGQTSIVQMLLEKRVHVNALNKYFGSPLMAAVKADEKEIAENLLKRSANPHFKFSDGNTALMMAIERGNKNIVKLLIDKKSRLSIENRKHKTPIILAVENGNAEIVRMLLKANANINEKLFDGSNLLHLSILKGFSDITKLLIEFPQKIDINEKDRNSITPLMLATALGDKEIVKMLLVNGANKNIEDIQNYTALSYARDLDYKEIIQLLQ, translated from the coding sequence ATGTTCATTATTTTAAAAGTTTTATTTTTTATTTTTTCATTTATAATTTTTCCTCTGAATGCAACACCAACAGAAGACCTATTTCAAGCTGTAAAAAAAACTAACATAACAGAAGTAAACCGTGCACTCGATGAAGGTGCCGATATAAATGCCGGAAATGAATGGAACTCAACTCCTCTCATGCTAGCTACTCATTTTGGAGCACTTCCGATTGTAAAAACATTACTTAATAGAAATGCAAATCCTAATTTACTCAACTTTAGAAATGAAACTGCTCTTAGAATAGCTTGTCAGAAAAACTTTCCAGATATTATAAATGCTTTAATCGATTCAGGAGCAGACGTAAACGAAGAAGATGTAAATGGAGAAAATCTTCTAATGAATTTTTTAGATAAAAAATCAGAAAAAATAAACGAAATTTCAGTTCTAAAACTTCTTATTGAGAGAGGAGCAAATATAAACCACCAAAAAGGAAACGGAGACTCTTTATTAATGGTTAGAATGAAAGACTCGGAAATTTTTCAGTTTTTAATCGACCAAAAAGCAGATTTGAATCTTAAAAATAAAGATGGAAACACTCTACTGCATATTGCTATAGAAAAAAAAGATATAGATATTGTGAGATTTTTAATCGAAAAAAAAGCAAATGTAAATATTCAAAATTTTATGGGTGATACACCGCTCATGCAAGCAATCTACTTTGATCAGGAAGAGATAATCCATCTTATCCTAAATCAAAATCCTGACTTAAATAAAAAGGATAGGGAAGGTATGGTTGCATTAGTTCATGCAATTGATAAAAAGCAAAAAAATATTATAAAACTTCTCATCCAATCAAAAGTCGCAATAAATATTGAGGATAATAAAGGTTATACACCTCTTATGTATGCAATTTTAGCAGAAGAACAAGATATAGTAGATTTGTTAATTCTTTCCGGTGCAGATTTATTTGCGAAATCCCAAAAAGGGTTCAGCGTATTTATGCTCGCTTGTTATAAAGGTAACCTTCCATTAGTGAATTTACTTTTGGAAAAAAAAGTAAACATAGAAGAACCTAGTCAAAATTACGAAACAGCTCTTTACAATGCAATTCGAAATAATAAAAACAGGCAACATGAAATAGCACAAATTCTATTCGATAAAAAGAGTAAATCAAAAAGAGGTCTATACAAAGATTATGGGGTTTTAAGTGCTGCCTATTACAATGATTTTAAATCAATGCAGTATTTCATCGAAAAAAAATTAGATTTAAACATTAGAGACAAAGATGGAAATACCGCGCTAATTATTGCGGCAGAACGTGGTTATGCGGATTTAGTAAATTTACTTTTAGTAAATAAAGCAAAATCCAAAAAAAAGAATCGAAAAAAAGAATCTGCACTTTCGCTGGCAATTAAAAACAATCATTGGAGTATTGTGCAAATATTAAAGCCTGATTACAAAATTCCCCCGAGTCCCGTTATTCCACCAAAACCAGTCGTAAAAAAAGATGACAGAGTATTTAAACCAGAAAATACAAAACTAATTGAAGCCATTCAAGAGGATAATGTAGAAAAACTTTCTAGTCTTATTAAATCTGGAGAAATTTCTATAAATGAGCAGTACGGGGACAAAGGCAAGAGTCCCCTACTTTATTCGACCTATTTCGGAAGTTTTCGAACAACTAAGTATCTACTTCAAAATAATGCAGATATAACCCTGATAGACTCAACTGGTTCTAATGCGCTTTTACAACCTATTCTATTTACTAGACTGGAAAAGGATAATATTATTTATCCGTCTCATCTTTTTGTAATTCGTTTATTATTAGGTGCAGGCATTAACGTAAATTCAAAAGATTATTTGGGAGATAGTTTTTTATACAATGCATCCTATTATAACCAATTTGAAATGGTGAAGATTGCTTTAGAATTTAAGGCTAAGGTAAATTTACCAAATGAAAAAGGATTAACTCCACTTCATGCCGCATCTTGGCAAAAAAATCCCAAAATCGTTAAAATACTTTTATCATATGGTGCAAATGTAAACTTAACTGATAAAGAAAATCGAACTCCCTTATTTATGATTTGTATATCTAAAGAAAATGAAACTGAAATAATTCGAATGTTATTAGAAAAAAATGCAGATTTACATATCAAAGCAAAATCAGGAGTATCTCCTTTAGAATTAGCAAGATCAAATGGATACGAAAAAATATTGAGTATATTTTTGAAATCGATAGCAGATGAAAAATTACTAGAACAATCTGCAAAACATGAATATGAAATTTTAAAAAAAGAATTTGAAGGAAAATTAATTAATTGGAAAAACGATAATGGAAATTCAATTTTAGATCTGGCAGTAAGATTTGAGAGAGAAGGAGAAGTAAAAGATTTGCTTATGCGAGGAGCAGATCCAAATGTATTCAATATAGAAATGGAAACTCCACTTATGACCGCATGTGATCGAGGCAATTATAAAATAGCCAAACTTCTAGTTGATAGCAACGCAGAAATTAACTTTCAAACCAAAACAGGTAACACTCCTTTAATGAGTGCCGCCTTTAAAGGTAAGCCTGAAATTGTTCGTTTACTCCTCGAAAAAGGTGCAATAGCGAGTGCAAAAAATGAACTAGGAGATAACGCATTATCCATAGCATCCAGATATGGTCAAACTTCTATTGTTCAAATGTTACTAGAAAAACGTGTCCATGTAAATGCATTAAATAAATATTTCGGTTCTCCACTTATGGCGGCAGTAAAAGCAGATGAAAAAGAAATTGCAGAAAACCTGCTCAAAAGAAGTGCAAATCCACATTTTAAGTTTTCCGACGGGAACACTGCCCTTATGATGGCAATAGAGAGAGGAAATAAAAACATAGTAAAACTTCTTATTGATAAAAAATCTCGTTTATCTATAGAAAATAGAAAACACAAAACACCTATTATCTTAGCTGTAGAAAACGGAAACGCGGAAATTGTTAGAATGCTTCTAAAGGCAAATGCTAATATAAATGAAAAATTATTTGACGGTTCAAATCTTCTACATCTTTCCATTTTAAAAGGTTTTTCGGATATCACAAAACTTCTAATAGAATTTCCCCAAAAAATTGATATTAACGAAAAAGATCGAAACAGTATAACTCCATTAATGTTAGCAACTGCGTTAGGCGATAAAGAAATTGTAAAAATGCTTTTAGTAAATGGGGCAAATAAAAATATAGAAGATATTCAAAATTATACTGCATTATCGTATGCAAGAGATTTAGATTATAAAGAAATTATACAGTTATTACAGTAG
- a CDS encoding TrkA family potassium uptake protein → MNRKKIAVIGLGDFGKELVKCLYEERHEVIAIDIDMESVDEIKDYCTNAVCLDSTDESAMQAQGLDDFDYVILAIADDFETLVITSDILKRLGVKEIIARYQTSLHIRILKMLGITHIFNPEERAAKNMAEMFGHANIKGSIILSEEYRIAELVVPDFFNGKTIMEVKLKEKYNLLLVTIKRYKNNSKNKRREDDAILETLGIPSANSVFRTKDIMVVFGKHQDVEKFLSLI, encoded by the coding sequence ATGAATAGGAAAAAAATTGCAGTCATTGGACTTGGAGATTTTGGCAAAGAGTTGGTGAAATGTCTATATGAAGAGAGACATGAAGTAATTGCCATTGATATTGATATGGAATCAGTGGATGAAATTAAGGACTATTGTACAAATGCAGTATGCCTAGATTCTACTGACGAAAGTGCAATGCAGGCACAAGGATTAGATGATTTCGACTACGTTATATTAGCCATTGCAGATGACTTTGAAACTTTAGTAATTACAAGTGATATACTGAAACGATTAGGCGTTAAAGAAATTATCGCACGTTACCAAACATCCCTGCATATTCGAATTCTAAAAATGCTCGGTATCACACATATTTTTAACCCCGAAGAACGGGCCGCGAAGAATATGGCAGAGATGTTTGGTCATGCAAATATAAAAGGAAGTATAATTTTATCAGAGGAATATAGGATTGCAGAACTCGTCGTACCGGATTTTTTTAATGGAAAAACTATTATGGAAGTCAAATTAAAGGAAAAATACAATTTACTCCTAGTAACAATTAAACGATATAAAAATAATTCAAAAAACAAACGCAGAGAAGACGATGCAATTTTGGAAACTTTAGGAATTCCTTCCGCGAATTCAGTTTTTCGTACTAAAGATATAATGGTAGTTTTTGGGAAACACCAAGATGTAGAAAAGTTTTTGAGTTTAATATAG